The following are encoded in a window of bacterium genomic DNA:
- a CDS encoding MFS transporter — protein ESRFALTAHETGWIFLFVGVVGAVVQGGLVGRLTKVFGEARLVVAGAALACLALGFLPYLGAVALVRGALGVMAVGTGLLNPSLSSLASRVVDPDEVGGVMGIYQSMGSLARIGGPLLGVVSFRDLGQAWPFRFGSLMMLGAAALAAVLLARLRARAPEAQR, from the coding sequence CGAGTCCCGCTTCGCGCTGACGGCGCACGAGACCGGCTGGATCTTCCTCTTCGTCGGCGTCGTCGGCGCCGTCGTGCAGGGCGGGCTCGTCGGCCGACTGACCAAGGTCTTCGGCGAGGCGCGGCTCGTCGTCGCCGGCGCGGCGCTCGCCTGCCTCGCGCTCGGCTTCCTGCCCTACCTCGGCGCCGTCGCGCTCGTGCGCGGCGCCCTCGGCGTCATGGCGGTCGGCACCGGGCTGCTCAACCCCTCGCTCTCCTCGCTCGCCTCGCGCGTCGTCGATCCGGACGAGGTCGGCGGCGTGATGGGGATCTACCAGTCGATGGGCAGCCTCGCGCGGATCGGCGGCCCGCTGCTGGGCGTGGTCAGTTTCCGCGACCTCGGCCAGGCGTGGCCGTTCCGCTTCGGCTCGCTGATGATGCTCGGCGCGGCGGCGCTGGCCGCCGTCCTGCTCGCGCGGCTGCGCGCCCGCGCCCCGGAGGCGCAACGATGA